The Rattus rattus isolate New Zealand chromosome 1, Rrattus_CSIRO_v1, whole genome shotgun sequence genome includes a region encoding these proteins:
- the LOC116890155 gene encoding uncharacterized protein LOC116890155, which translates to MLLPLLGACAVVGPFQGPEWEPVRSLLSQDQSCKDPRCCGNLLVFCLFLIWQIQQYWYQLSRTRKRNVTKVPPQRRTVLSPTQDPFFEVIPQFFTHGKTRGLDVHIQQWIQRPRWGYQRRIRQQWDTQYLLSPQKPCEDLPWDVHSSTEPIFCSSSFSNTCLLPQGSSWEAWPLPWYPRNSEAHPSLTVCQRMERLLAPSQKLVPVEPVSLRYTSTTLAFSLPNVPPAQSPDFCLRELLPDPLNQQLEVPMKECLESPLGPLVPWGKTQTAGREYRDVALQYLNRRENRRDSAQEVRASGVFRPIDSGVEEDGEVKGLRYRNQRQERRETDGEVSVPGWDGQDQVRTADREQTEKVGRKTQREPVDKKPPSQVPMGENQEQFRCTTDTATQTPQWGGCSVDAVETPALGKRNEEGASGKEEAEVKVQGLETQGWTGSRAAENSQTLEWRTQDQTGDNTGTETEAEEGRNKDQIGNEDGAEIQTSGRETLGEFRQQDKEETQAPGWQKQGCIRTEDEVQTPAGERGGQSRRENDRKTQASKGENQDLSRQEVELGMRKLREVREEDWVVIQAPWWGSQRLMPMAVDRGLTIPCWGHQSLVGGERAVDILSLESDRREGGDADAANLVTPEAKEQAQSSGPDLQTYTVQSKDEENTEEENGTDTLALGMRNLRGVNGTGEAQTQKLGEENQGQLGSEYHKMIHGPKRKNQKQVGGNEHINNQTSEAENWEELTSKKGDTTHASGFEEAEEVDGEEGTEVSIEGMRIVSRAEGEEGTETKAATEESQSRLVDVDTNTHSSELKNQKEVGSEDGTEAQAPEKRKEPRDDNIKAQRPESKNQGQPADARGSCSARRRSWEQAKGENTSENGALEKKNWREAGRENCRKMQGPTRKDQRRLGEVDGKIYRLEWRNQKNFRDGNDVEIKKQGKRNPRGFAGEDGSETQSSVREDQRQSGCETNEKIQTRGQRIQSKRRDAATEIQDVGVPRNCRAGDSKLPHPSRRGDWVSRKDAVRASPPNGSSGRVGSTSRKCSLAQPASLTSGYGTPRHKQPVAGNGVDSAPCSEGHLSSQSTAPAWTHRRKVSERTQKVQPGSRRQEKDKRMDPEKASSSTCQHPYPQSPASSVFPSLLCPQVSQAAPALACLPVALTTPHKWPVLKKSKQLLLESLMKRRIAHLRWGLPRRILESYLLFHFLESCSLPRAGARLPGLRPDQERQRQQERHCASQASLLGLGSPARSRSRPVLEKKSSKLCTQVQTLEKRRPTESEPMGSSIPPKKPRRIRPPGGAREPQIQEAATKAKVPAPRNLRPTVESRSWHNPGAVPELSIENSRSRRMARPGASHVEEKTPSKATASSCPGGYNHWKKECIPREASELPTVKCQPPTCGRSGSAGPAEDRKRASSPHTSSFKGSIHSAATRLSMTIWNKAPWSTQLAKTQHSTPFLTPRNPTQPSNVGAPYREEDSSRFPTALEKDLEPPGHSCTGITVPKIESYQEQETPEKSKGAPQNPAVSQKFGFMRHLRYFLRQYGLKK; encoded by the exons ATGTTGCTACCACTTCTGGGGGCTTGTGCTGTGGTAGGTCCATTCCAGGGCCCTGAGTGGGAGCCAGTGAGGAGCCTACTGTCTCAGGATCAGAGCTGCAAGGACCCCCGGTGCTGCGGCAATCTGCTTGTCTTCTGCCTCTTTCTGATCTGGCAGATCCAGCAGTATTGGTACCAGCTCTCCAGGACCAGGAAGAGGAACGTCACTAAG GTGCCACCACAGAGACGGACAGTGTTGTCTCCCACCCAGGACCCTTTCTTTGAGGTGATTCCCCAATTCTTCACTCACGGAAAAACCAGGGGCCTGGATGTTCACATCCAGCAGTGGATACAGAGGCCGCGATGGGGATACCAGAGGCGTATCAGACAACAGTGGGACACCCAGTACCTGCTGTCTCCACAGAAGCCATGTGAAGACCTGCCTTGGGATGTCCACAGCTCCACTGAGCCCAtcttttgttcctcttccttttcaaacACTTGTCTCCTCCCTCAGGGCAGTTCTTGGGAAGCGTGGCCATTACCCTGGTATCCCAGGAATAGCGAGGCCCACCCTTCCTTGACTGTTTGCCAAAGAATGGAACGGCTGCTGGCTCCTTCTCAGAAGCTGGTGCCAGTGGAGCCTGTTAGCCTGAGGTACACCTCCACAACTTTAGCTTTCTCTCTTCCAAACGTCCCCCCGGCTCAGAGCCCAGACTTCTGCCTCAGGGAGCTTCTGCCTGATCCTCTTAACCAACAATTGGAAGTGCCCATGAAGGAGTGCTTGGAGAGCCCACTGGGTCCCTTAGTACCATGGGGTAAAACCCAGACTGCAGGCAGAGAGTACAGGGACGTTGCTCTGCAGTATCTAAACAGGAGAGAGAACCGAAGGGACAGCGCTCAGGAAGTGCGAGCATCTGGAGTCTTCCGCCCAATAGACTCTGgagtggaggaggatggagaggtgaAAGGCCTGAGGTACAGAAACCAGAGgcaagaaagaagggaaactgaTGGAGAGGTCTCAGTGCCAGGGTGGGACGGGCAAGACCAGGTGAGGACTGCAGATAGAGAACAAACTGAGAAAGTAGGGAGGAAAACTCAGAGGGAGCCTGTCGATAAGAAACCTCCTTCCCAGGTTCCTATGGGAGAGAACCAAGAACAGTTCAGATGTACAACTGACACAGCAACTCAGACACCACAGTGGGGCGGCTGCTCTGTGGATGCTGTGGagactccagcactggggaagaggaATGAGGAAGGAGCCAgcgggaaggaagaggcagaggtcAAGGTCCAAGGATTGGAAACTCAGGGCTGGACTGGAAGTAGGGCTGCTGAGAATTCCCAAACGCTAGAGTGGAGGACACAAGACCAGACTGGAGACAATACAGggacagaaactgaggcagaggaaggaagaaacaaggaccAGATTGGAAATGAGGATGGTGCGGAAATCCAGACATCTGGAAGGGAGACTCTGGGAGAATTCAGACAGCAGGACAAAGAAGAGACCCAGGCCCCGGGGTGGCAGAAACAGGGATGCATTAGAACTGAGGACGAGGTCCAGACTCCAGCTGGGGAGCGTGGAGGACAGAGCAGAAGGGAGAACGACAGGAAGACCCAAGCATCTAAGGGAGAGAACCAGGATCTGTCAAGACAGGAAGTTGAATTGGGGATGAGGAAGCTTAGGGAGGTAAGAGAAGAGGACTGGGTAGTGATCCAGGCCCCATGGTGGGGCAGTCAGAGGCTCATGCCGATGGCAGTAGACAGAGGACTCACGATACCATGCTGGGGACACCAGAGTCTGGTGGGAGGAGAACGTGCTGTAGACATCCTGTCACTGGAAAGTGACCGACGAGAAGGTGGAGATGCTGATGCAGCAAATCTGGTGACACCCGAGGCCAAGGAGCAGGCTCAATCCAGTGGACCTGACTTGCAGACTTACACAGTGCAGAGCAAGGATGAGGAAAATACTGAAGAGGAAAACGGAACAGACACTCTGGCACTAGGGATGAGAAACCTGAGAGGGGTTAACGGCACCGGTGAAGCGCAGACCCagaaacttggggaagaaaatcAGGGTCAGTTAGGGAGTGAATACCATAAAATGATTCATGGACCAAAACGGAAGAATCAGAAGCAAGTTGGAGGCAATGAGCATATCAATAACCAGACATCTGAGGCAGAGAACTGGGAGGAGCTAACAAGTAAGAAAGGTGATACGACCCACGCATCAGGGTTCGAGGAAGCTGAGGAGGTTGATGGTGAGGAAGGCACAGAAGTTTCAATAGAAGGGATGAGAATCGTGAGTAGAGCCGAAGGGGAGGAAGGTACAGAGACCAAGGCAGCCACAGAAGAAAGCCAGAGCCGGTTAGTTGATGTGGATACAAACACCCATTCATCAGAGTTAAAGAACCAGAAGGAGGTGGGCAGTGAGGATGGTACAGAGGCTCAGGccccagagaagagaaaagaacctAGAGATGATAATATAAAGGCCCAGAGACCTGAGAGCAAGAACCAGGGACAGCCGGCTGACGCTAGAGGGAGCTGTTCTGCAAGACGGAGGAGCTGGGAACAGGCCAAAGGAGAGAACACTTCAGAAAATGGGGCATTGGAGAAGAAAAACTGGAGAGAGGCTGGAAGAGAGAATTGTAGAAAGATGCAGGGACCCACGAGAAAGGATCAGAGGCGGTTAGGTGAAGTTGATGGTAAGATCTACAGGTTAGAGTGGAGGAACCAGaagaattttagagatgggaatgatgtagaaattaaaaaacaagggAAGAGAAACCCGAGAGGCTTCGCAGGAGAGGATGGCTCAGAGACCCAAAGCTCTGTGCGAGAGGATCAGAGACAGTCTGGGTGTGAAACCAATGAAAAGATTCAGACACGGGGGCAAAGAATCCAGAGCAAGCGCAGAGACGCTGCTACAGAAATCCAGGATGTTGGGGTCCCGAGAAATTGCAGAGCTGGGGATTCTAAACTGCCTCATCCATCCAGGAGAGGAGATTGGGTCAGCAGGAAGGATGCTGTCAGGGCCAGTCCCCCAAATGGCTCTTCTGGGAGAGTGGGGTCCACAAGCCGGAAGTGCAGCTTGGCTCAGCCGGCCTCTCTCACTTCCGGATATGGAACCCCCAGACACAAGCAACCAGTGGCTGGAAATGGTGTAGACTCTGCTCCTTGTTCTGAAGGACATCTAAGTAGCCAGAGCACAGCTCCTGCCTGGACGCACAGACGTAAGGTCAGTGAAAGGACCCAGAAGGTCCAACCTGGATCTCGAAGACAAGAAAAGGACAAAAGGATGGATCCAGAAAAGGCTTCCAGCTCGACCTGCCAGCACCCGTATCCACAGTCTCCAGCatcctctgtctttccctctctcctatgTCCCCAAGTCTCCCAAGCTGCCCCAGCTCTAGCATGCCTACCAGTTGCACTCACCACCCCTCACAAATGGCCAGTCCTCAAGAAGAGCAAACAACTGCTCCTGGAATCCCTCATGAAGAGGAGGATTGCACATCTGAGATGGGGCCTCCCTCGACGAATCCTGGAGTCTTACTTGCTTTTTCACTTCTTAGAATCTTGCTCATTGCCGCGGGCTGGAGCGAGGCTGCCTGGATTACGCCCAGACCAGGAACGCCAAAGGCAGCAGGAACGACATTGTGCGTCCCAGGCATCCCTGTTAGGCCTTGGGTCTCCAGCCAGGTCTCGAAGCCGTCcagttcttgaaaaaaaaagctcTAAACTTTGTACCCAAGTCCAGACTCTTGAGAAGCGTAGACCAACCGAATCAGAGCCAATGGGCAGTTCCATTCCACCTAAGAAACCCAGGAGAATAAGaccaccagggggagcaagagaaCCACAGATCCAGGAAGCGGCCACTAAGGCCAAAGTTCCTGCTCCCAGGAATCTCAGGCCCACAGTAGAGTCTAGGAGCTGGCATAACCCAGGAGCAGTCCCAGAGCTTTCCATTGAgaacagcagaagcagaagaatggCTAGGCCTGGAGCCTCCCATGTGGAAGAGAAGACTCCCAGCAAAGCGACAGCCTCATCCTGTCCAGGAGGCTACAACCACTGGAAAAAGGAATGCATTCCAAGGGAAGCCTCCGAGCTCCCCACTGTCAAGTGTCAACCGCCCACATGCGGAAGAAGTGGAAGCGCGGGGCCTGCAGAGGACCGAAAACGAGCCAGTTCTCCACATACCTCCAGCTTCAAAGGGAGCATCCACTCGGCTGCAACCAGACTGAGCATGACCATCTGGAACAAGGCACCGTGGTCTACACAGCTGGCTAAGACCCAGCACTCAACCCCCTTTCTCACCCCGAGGAATCCTACCCAACCTAGCAATGTTGGGGCTCCATATAGAGAGGAGGACAGCAGCAGATTCCCCACAGCTTTGGAGAAGGACCTGGAACCACCAGGACATTCTTGTACAGGAATAACTGTTCCTAAGATAGAGAGCTACCAGGAACAGGAGACACCTGAGAAGTCAAAGGGGGCACCACAAAACCCAGCCGTCTCTCAAAAGTTTGGTTTTATGAGGCACTTGAGATATTTTCTCAGACAGTATGGCCTTAAAAAGTAG
- the Snu13 gene encoding NHP2-like protein 1: MTEADVNPKAYPLADAHLTKKLLDLVQQSCNYKQLRKGANEATKTLNRGISEFIVMAADAEPLEIILHLPLLCEDKNVPYVFVRSKQALGRACGVSRPVIACSVTIKEGSQLKQQIQSIQQFIERLLV; the protein is encoded by the exons ATG aCGGAGGCTGATGTGAACCCGAAGGCCTATCCCCTCGCAGATGCCCACCTCACCAAGAAGCTGCTGGACCTTGTTCAGCAGTCGTGTAACTACAAGCAGCTTCGGAAAGGAGCCAATGAAG ccaccaaaacccTCAACAGAGgcatctctgagttcattgtgaTGGCAGCAGACGCTGAGCCCTTGGAGATCATCCTgcacctccctctgctgtgtgaaGACAAGAATGTCCCCTATGTATTTGTACGCTCCAAGCAGGCTTTAGGACGGGCCTGTGGAGTCTCCAGGCCGGTCATCGCCTGTTCTGTAACCATCAAAGAAGGCTCTCAACTAAAGCAGCAGATCCAGTCCATTCAGCAGTTTATTGAGCGGCTCCTGGTGTAG